One window of the Mycobacterium sp. SVM_VP21 genome contains the following:
- a CDS encoding helix-turn-helix domain-containing protein, whose protein sequence is MAKKRISEYGVWDQLRVIRTKDGQSLADLSRTSGVSLGYLSDLENGHRWPNPTQVKKLAIALNCPMSVLERTRNVITDGESVTLRELVRAVVREVLDERAPRAAAS, encoded by the coding sequence ATGGCCAAGAAGCGAATTAGCGAGTACGGGGTTTGGGACCAGCTGCGGGTCATCCGCACCAAAGACGGTCAGAGTCTGGCGGACCTGTCTCGCACGTCCGGCGTCAGCCTCGGCTACCTGTCGGACCTCGAGAACGGCCACCGGTGGCCGAACCCGACGCAGGTCAAGAAACTCGCGATCGCCCTGAACTGCCCCATGTCGGTGCTGGAGCGGACCCGCAATGTCATCACGGACGGCGAATCTGTGACGCTGCGCGAGCTGGTTCGCGCCGTGGTCCGGGAAGTCCTCGACGAGCGCGCCCCACGGGCGGCCGCCTCGTGA
- a CDS encoding helix-turn-helix domain-containing protein: MSTPTQRPEGALIERLRMAAQPKLSARAAAKLANLSPSRWTQIVRGYKQETPDVRVPVRAPADTLARMAKAVGATPEQLREVGRKDAADELEGLTITVREARDSGRVGLGRGLEKLIPTEQTPEMRAQMAEAVESLRAIVEDSWRAVTELTDAVLRSGPSAELLDKTRRIVWLISGHLTTRILGSGQAPELEDWLERIYVERGNLVAMLSPNEERIRWEQSCDRPHATAGALSDDTEPGSAAGIEAAIAGVRAELEVEDGYQRGEKPS; this comes from the coding sequence GTGAGCACACCTACGCAGCGACCAGAGGGCGCATTGATTGAACGCCTGCGAATGGCGGCGCAGCCGAAGCTTTCGGCGCGCGCCGCGGCCAAGTTGGCCAACCTATCGCCGTCGCGCTGGACTCAGATAGTCAGGGGTTATAAACAAGAAACCCCCGACGTTCGCGTCCCTGTGCGCGCACCCGCTGACACCCTGGCTCGGATGGCCAAGGCGGTGGGCGCGACGCCGGAGCAGCTCCGGGAGGTCGGCCGCAAGGATGCGGCGGACGAGCTAGAAGGCCTGACGATAACGGTTCGAGAAGCCCGCGACAGCGGTCGTGTCGGGTTAGGCCGCGGCCTTGAGAAGCTCATCCCGACCGAGCAAACGCCCGAGATGCGCGCGCAAATGGCGGAAGCGGTCGAGTCTCTGAGGGCCATCGTTGAAGACAGTTGGCGGGCGGTGACGGAATTGACCGATGCAGTTCTACGCTCTGGTCCGTCGGCCGAGTTGCTCGACAAGACTCGGCGCATCGTGTGGTTGATCTCGGGCCACCTGACTACCCGGATTCTCGGTAGCGGTCAGGCCCCTGAATTGGAGGACTGGCTCGAGCGGATCTACGTGGAGCGGGGGAACCTGGTCGCCATGCTCTCGCCGAATGAGGAGCGCATCCGGTGGGAGCAGAGCTGCGACCGGCCGCACGCCACGGCCGGCGCCCTATCTGACGACACTGAGCCGGGGTCGGCCGCTGGGATCGAGGCCGCCATCGCTGGGGTTCGTGCTGAACTCGAGGTCGAAGACGGCTATCAGCGCGGCGAGAAGCCGAGCTGA